The following are encoded together in the Drosophila sechellia strain sech25 chromosome 3R, ASM438219v1, whole genome shotgun sequence genome:
- the LOC6616693 gene encoding lutropin-choriogonadotropic hormone receptor encodes MEKHPSMSQRLETTCRPRKGLKCLSFEFQCRLLLHHLLLTSLSGRHCVYATSAAGGALSASNCHDIHHGFDVYPNPTAVSLAQSTDTPLTAAMPRSAWKCCCWNASNQAEEVECRCEGDGLNRVPQTLTLPIQRLTIASAGLPRLRHTGLKVYGSTLLDVAFTDCLQLELIQDGAFANLTLLRTIYITNAPKLTFLSRDVFLGISDTVDIIRIINSGLTRVPDLGHLPPHNILQMIDLDNNQITRIDSKSIKVKTAQLILTNNEISYVDDSAFYGSKIAKLSLKENKKLEMMHPNAFDGIIDIAELDLSSTSLVGLPSAGLQNIEALYIQNTHTLKTIPSIYNFRNLQRAYLTHSFHCCAFQFPSRHDPQRHAQRMLEIEKWRKQCKSDSGSRKERSTLDNSFSMPEDFGSFGGTDDSSTDITPITFASFDYMADDTMNKGTFHEKIILNPGDDSSAELCGNFTFRKPNIECYPMPNDLNPCEDVMGYQWLRISVWIVVALAVVGNVAVLTVILSIRPESTPVPRFLMCHLAFADLCLGLYLLLVACIDAHSMGEYFNFAYDWQYGLGCKVAGFLTVFASHLSVFTLTVITIERWLAITQAMYLNHRIKLRPAALIMLGGWIYSMLMSSMPLFGISNYSSTSICLPMENRDVYDTIYLIAILGSNGVAFSIIAVCYAQIYLSLGRETRQAHQNNPGELSVAKKMALLVFTNFACWSPIAFFGLTALAGYPLINVTKSKILLVFFYPLNSCADPYLYAILTSQYRQDLFTLLSKLGLCRQSALKYKASLSGQATTRFTIHGSIQRHSSLTCKMQTLMGAETQKMLKNSEDYV; translated from the exons ATGGAAAAGCACCCGAGTATGTCCCAGCGGCTGGAGACCACTTGCCGTCCGAGGAAGGGCCTGAAGTGTCTGTCATTCGAGTTCCAGTGCCGCCTGCTTCTCCATCATCTGCTGCTAACGTCGCTGAGTGGCCggcattgcgtatacgccacgaGTGCCGCCGGGGGGGCGCTGAGTGCCAGCAACTGTCACGACATCCACCACGGATTCGATGTCTACCCCAATCCCACGGCCGTCTCGCTGGCTCAATCGACGGACACGCCCCTGACCGCGGCGATGCCACGGTCCGCCTGGAAGTGTTGCTGCTGGAATGCAAGTAATCAA gcggaggaggtggagtGCCGTTGCGAGGGCGACGGGCTGAATCGCGTACCGCAAACCCTGACGCTGCCCATCCAGCGCCTAACTATCGCATCCGCGGGGCTGCCACGCCTACGCCACACGGGTCTGAAGGTCTACGGGTCCACGTTGCTGGATGT GGCCTTCACCGACTGCCTGCAGCTGGAACTGATACAGGATGGCGCTTTTGCTAATTTAACCCTATTGCGAACAAT CTACATCACCAACGCACCAAAGCTGACCTTCCTCTCGAGGGACGTATTCCTTGGCATTTCGGACACTGTGGACATTAT ACGCATCATAAATAGTGGTCTCACCAGAGTTCCTGACTTGGGCCACCTGCCACCTCATAATATTCTGCAAATGAT AGATCTCGATAACAATCAAATCACTCGGATAGACAGTAAATCCATAAAAGTAAAGACTGCCCAATT AATTTTGACAAACAATGAAATAAGCTACGTTGATGACTCCGCTTTCTACGGCTCCAAGATAGCCAAACT ATCGCtgaaggaaaacaaaaagctgGAAATGATGCACCCCAACGCATTCGATGGCATCATAGACATAGCTGAACT cgATCTCTCCAGCACCTCGCTAGTTGGCCTTCCTTCAGCCGGACTTCAGAACATCGAAGCGTTGTACATTCAGAACACCCACACTTTGAAGACCATACCATCCATCTACAACTTCCGG AATCTGCAGAGGGCCTATCTCACCCACTCCTTCCACTGCTGCGCCTTCCAGTTTCCATCTCGGCACGATCCTCAGCGACATGCCCAGCGCATGCTGGAGATTGAGAAGTGGCGAAAGCAGTGCAAAAGTGACTCCGGATCGCGAAAGGAGAGATCAACCTTAGATAACTCCTTCAGTATGCCAGAAGATTTTGGTTCTTTCGGTGGCACCGACGACTCGTCAACAGATATAACCCCCATCACTTTCGCTTCCTTCGATTACATGGCCGATGACACCATGAACAAGGGCACTTTTCACGAAAAGATCATCCTGAATCCGGGTGATGACTCCTCGGCCGAACTCTGCGGCAATTTTACATTCAG AAAACCCAATATTGAATGCTATCCCATGCCCAACGATCTGAATCCTTGCGAGGATGTGATGGGCTATCAATGGCTGCGTATTTCCGTCTGGATTGTGGTCGCTCTGGCCGTCGTGGGCAACGTGGCTGTACTGACAGTAATACTATCGATTAG GCCGGAATCGACGCCGGTTCCGCGATTTCTAATGTGCCACCTGGCCTTCGCCGACCTGTGCCTGGGCCTCTATCTGCTGCTGGTGGCCTGCATCGATGCGCATTCCATGGGGGAGTACTTCAATTTCGCCTACGATTGGCAGTACG GGCTTGGCTGCAAAGTAGCCGGCTTTCTCACCGTGTTCGCCAGTCATTTGTCGGTGTTCACGTTGACCGTGATTACCATCGAGCGCTGGCTGGCAATCACGCAGGCCATGTACCTGAACCATCGCATCAAGTTGCGTCCTGCTGCGCTCATCATGCTGGGCGGCTGGATTTACTCGATGCTTATGTCCTCGATGCCCCTGTTTGGCATAAGTAATTATTCGTCGACGAG CATCTGCCTTCCGATGGAGAATCGCGATGTGTACGACACCATTTACCTGATTGCCATTCTGGGCTCCAACGGAGTGGCCTTCTCCATCATAGCCGTCTGCTATGCCCAGATCTATCTGTCCTTGGGTCGCGAGACACGTCAGGCCCACCAGAATAATCCGGGCGAGCTGAGCGTTGCCAAGAAGATGGCCCTTTTG GTCTTTACAAACTTTGCGTGCTGGTCGCCTATTGCTTTCTTTGGACTCACCGCGTTGGCCGGATACCCACTGATTAATGTTACCAAGTCGAAGATATTGCTAGTCTTCTTCTACCCCTTGAATTCCTGCGCGGATCCCTATCTGTATGCCATATTGACGTCCCAGTATCGCCAGGATCTGTTCACCTTGTTGTCCAA ACTGGGCCTGTGCCGGCAGAGCGCTCTGAAGTACAAGGCGAGCCTTTCCGGCCAAGCCACCACCAGAT
- the LOC6616694 gene encoding uncharacterized protein LOC6616694: MLLTGTVDIQEFCSCLRPNWSAPVARDYAQATTGNQRCTNCSKSRKWNDELNCRGTEREQPSSSSSYGGMRAPALSERRAASDDGAQQHICSSFACVACIVAVASRHCSICQSYLCIKGNKSYIVPSNSGRQLHKTFVPNPKRKPIFRSVSIRTEFQSAQMDMNYQYKKDHSFDKRRNEGDKIRRKYPDRVPVIVEKAPKTRYAELDKKKYLVPADLTVGQFYFLIRKRINLRPDDALFFFVNNVIPPTSATMGALYQEHFDKDYFLYISYTDENVYGRQ, encoded by the exons ATGTTGCTCACCGGAACCGTAGATATCCAGGAATTTTGCAGTTGTCTTCGTCCGAACTGGAGTGCACCTGTTGCAAGGGATTACGCCCAGGCCACAACCGGAAACCAGCGATGCACGAACTGCTCCAAGAGTCGGAAGTGGAACGACGAACTGAACTGCCGAGGCACCGAGCGCGAACAAccgagcagctccagcagctaTGGCGGAATGAGAGCTCCAGCGCTGTCCGAGCGACGAGCAGCCAGCGACGACGGAGCCCAACAACACATCTGCTCCAGCTTTGCGTGTGTTGCGTGCATTGTTGCCGTTGCG AGCAGGCACTGTTCTATCTGCCAAAGCTATCTGTGCATTAAAGGGAATAAATCATACATAGTTCCCAGCAACTCAGGCCGGCAGCTACATAAGACCTTCGTACCAAATCCAAAACGAAAACCCATTTTTCGCTCCGTTTCGATTCGAACCGAATTCCAGTCCGCCCAGATGGATATGAACTATCAGTACAAGAAGGACCACTCGTTCGACAAGCGCCGCAACGAGGGCGACAAGATCCGGCGCAAGTATCCGGACCGTGTGCCCGTCATCGTGGAGAAGGCGCCGAAGACGCGCTACGCGGAGCTGGACAAGAAGAAGTACCTGGTGCCGGCGGACCTGACGGTGGGCCAGTTTTACTTTCTCATCCGCAAGCGCATCAATCTGCGTCCCGACGACGCCCTTTTCTTCTTCGTGAACAATGTGATTCCACCGACATCGGCCACCATGGGTGCACTGTACCAGGAGCACTTCGACAAGGACTACTTCCTCTACATTTCCTATACCGATGAGAACGTCTATGGACGTCAGTAG